From one Acidobacteriota bacterium genomic stretch:
- a CDS encoding MarR family transcriptional regulator yields the protein MDRPSLPPALPAGFLIAQVGGHAAAGFAEALKPQGFAPHDAGILRLLAMSPGISQQEIARRLGMHASRLVGVLDELGRRGLIERRPSAKDRRFYELHLTGQGGQALAAIGRVAREHQERLLASLNAEERALLTEMLARIARQQGLSPGVHPGYKKLGNEDE from the coding sequence ATGGATCGGCCCAGCCTTCCCCCCGCTCTTCCGGCAGGATTTCTGATCGCCCAGGTAGGGGGCCATGCTGCGGCTGGTTTTGCCGAGGCATTGAAACCACAGGGGTTCGCCCCGCACGATGCCGGAATTCTGCGCTTGCTGGCGATGAGCCCTGGCATCTCGCAGCAGGAGATCGCCCGCCGTCTGGGTATGCATGCCAGCCGGCTGGTGGGTGTGCTGGACGAACTTGGACGTCGCGGCCTGATCGAGCGGCGCCCCTCGGCGAAGGACCGCAGGTTCTATGAGCTGCACCTGACCGGGCAGGGCGGGCAGGCGCTGGCGGCGATCGGCAGAGTAGCCCGTGAGCATCAGGAGCGGCTGCTCGCAAGCCTGAACGCCGAGGAGCGCGCATTGCTGACCGAGATGCTAGCGCGCATTGCGCGGCAGCAGGGGCTTAGCCCGGGCGTCCATCCCGGCTATAAGAAGCTGGGGAACGAAGACGAGTAA
- a CDS encoding c-type cytochrome — protein sequence MPRSLRLPLGQAVSIAGAALLCCVSLTGCRQDMHDQPKFFPQRGTTFYQDGRSVRPQVAGTVARSQAQTVSYFATGMVDGAEADGLPFKVTPAVLERGQERFNVYCTPCHSRVGNGKGMIVQRGYYPATSFHSYRLRSAPLGHFFSVITNGYGAMPDYASQITPVDRWAIVAYIRALQLSQNAAETDVPSGGRVVPIAAVEERSGFSSDFLSPWLGSVLEHVHPTVEAAAPAASTTAPATKPATVPAAGTAATPATPVAAGAKAAAKNTLVASAAKPAGQEAAAPAPAAEKPAAGDVAHGKTLYANNCSVCHQPTRAGMPPVFPSLIGVVERVGEKRVRTVAKEGIADAKPPMPPHPDLTDKDITDLIAFLKTKP from the coding sequence ATGCCTCGGAGTCTCCGCCTCCCCCTCGGTCAAGCCGTATCCATCGCTGGCGCTGCCCTGCTGTGCTGCGTTTCGCTCACCGGCTGCCGCCAGGACATGCACGACCAGCCGAAGTTCTTTCCCCAGCGCGGGACCACCTTCTATCAGGACGGCCGCTCGGTGCGGCCGCAGGTGGCCGGGACCGTGGCGCGTTCGCAGGCGCAGACGGTGAGCTACTTTGCGACGGGCATGGTCGACGGCGCCGAGGCCGACGGACTTCCATTCAAGGTCACGCCCGCCGTGCTCGAGCGCGGACAGGAGCGCTTCAACGTCTACTGCACGCCATGCCACTCGCGCGTAGGCAACGGCAAGGGCATGATTGTGCAGCGGGGCTATTATCCGGCGACCAGCTTCCACAGCTATCGCCTGCGGTCGGCCCCGCTGGGCCATTTCTTCTCGGTGATCACCAACGGCTACGGCGCCATGCCGGACTACGCCTCGCAGATCACTCCCGTGGACCGCTGGGCGATCGTCGCTTACATTCGCGCGTTGCAGCTTAGCCAGAACGCAGCCGAGACCGACGTTCCAAGCGGAGGCAGAGTCGTGCCGATCGCTGCGGTCGAGGAGCGCAGCGGCTTCTCCAGCGACTTCCTCAGCCCGTGGCTGGGTTCAGTGCTGGAACACGTGCACCCAACGGTCGAGGCTGCTGCGCCTGCCGCTTCAACGACGGCTCCCGCGACAAAGCCCGCCACGGTTCCTGCTGCCGGTACCGCTGCAACTCCCGCAACCCCGGTTGCAGCCGGAGCGAAGGCTGCTGCGAAGAACACGCTGGTCGCCAGCGCGGCAAAGCCAGCGGGACAGGAAGCCGCCGCTCCAGCACCCGCGGCCGAGAAGCCGGCCGCCGGCGACGTTGCGCACGGCAAGACGCTGTACGCCAACAACTGCTCGGTCTGCCACCAGCCCACGCGCGCCGGTATGCCTCCTGTCTTCCCGTCGCTGATCGGCGTGGTGGAGCGCGTTGGCGAAAAGCGCGTTCGCACGGTAGCCAAGGAAGGCATCGCCGATGCCAAGCCGCCGATGCCGCCGCACCCCGACCTGACGGACAAGGACATCACGGACCTGATCGCGTTCCTGAAGACGAAGCCGTAA
- a CDS encoding Rieske 2Fe-2S domain-containing protein has translation MIVKLCNVQDLPAPGEMRAFQGRGLELCVARPRKDHSRVFVFDNRCPHQNAMLNQGALEGNVVVCPLHGWRYDIGTGYSDVAGDPPLKTYEARQHDGALFVQIP, from the coding sequence ATGATCGTAAAGCTGTGCAATGTGCAGGACCTGCCCGCGCCCGGAGAGATGCGCGCGTTTCAAGGCCGTGGGCTGGAGCTATGCGTGGCGCGTCCGCGCAAAGACCATTCGCGTGTTTTCGTCTTCGACAATCGCTGTCCGCACCAGAACGCCATGCTGAACCAGGGAGCGCTGGAGGGCAACGTCGTGGTGTGTCCGCTTCACGGCTGGCGATACGACATCGGCACCGGATACTCCGATGTTGCGGGCGACCCTCCACTGAAGACCTACGAGGCCCGGCAGCACGATGGTGCGCTCTTTGTGCAGATCCCATAG
- a CDS encoding alpha/beta hydrolase: MVSVEPGVQLEVLDWGGNGRPLIFLAGLGNTAHIWDNFATKFTDKHHVYAITRRGFGRSTHATTGYTPERLSDDILAVMEKLKIERPVLIAHSIGGEELSAIGTRHPERVSALVYLDAAYNYAFYDAVGDYEASLARLRKQLNALADKPNDTALMDQVRASLPQFADNLNRKANSTENPLPPLPYGSPTTADKASFAAMLKRLKGAVGGVPPEAEIHESFLPGPDGSVGDRNAAAEAPSAVSKNYERFTTPIHLPMLAVMSYPQVKPPDANWPRYLAAVAAADANQARQIGAFERGQPTARVVRIANANHYIFISNETQVLDAMKRFLGDLS, translated from the coding sequence ATGGTTTCTGTTGAGCCAGGAGTTCAGCTTGAGGTATTGGACTGGGGAGGCAACGGACGTCCCCTGATCTTTCTCGCTGGACTCGGCAACACCGCGCATATCTGGGACAACTTCGCTACAAAGTTCACGGACAAGCATCACGTCTACGCCATCACGCGGCGCGGGTTCGGCAGGTCGACGCATGCCACAACGGGGTATACACCAGAGAGGCTTTCCGACGACATTCTTGCAGTGATGGAAAAGCTGAAGATCGAGAGGCCGGTCTTGATTGCCCACTCGATTGGCGGAGAGGAGCTCAGCGCCATCGGCACGCGGCATCCAGAGCGCGTCAGCGCGCTTGTGTATCTCGACGCAGCTTATAACTATGCCTTTTACGACGCTGTAGGAGACTATGAGGCAAGCCTCGCTCGTCTCAGGAAGCAATTGAATGCACTTGCCGACAAGCCCAATGACACGGCGCTCATGGATCAGGTGAGAGCATCGCTGCCGCAATTTGCGGACAATCTGAACCGCAAGGCAAACAGCACTGAGAATCCGCTTCCTCCTCTGCCATATGGTTCTCCTACCACAGCAGACAAAGCGAGCTTTGCGGCGATGCTGAAGCGATTGAAGGGCGCTGTGGGAGGTGTTCCACCGGAAGCTGAGATTCATGAGAGCTTCCTGCCTGGGCCGGATGGCAGCGTCGGTGATCGCAATGCCGCAGCCGAAGCACCGTCTGCGGTGTCGAAGAACTATGAGCGCTTCACAACGCCTATTCACCTGCCGATGCTTGCCGTCATGAGCTATCCACAGGTCAAACCTCCCGATGCCAACTGGCCGAGATATCTCGCAGCGGTGGCAGCGGCCGACGCCAATCAGGCTCGCCAGATCGGCGCATTCGAGAGAGGTCAGCCAACAGCGCGCGTGGTTCGCATTGCAAATGCGAATCACTACATCTTTATCTCGAACGAAACCCAGGTGCTGGACGCAATGAAAAGATTTCTGGGCGATCTTTCCTAA
- a CDS encoding carboxymuconolactone decarboxylase family protein, producing the protein MYDMKNLVQLKKLDANAPESMKAFWAFDKAAFEPGAIDALHKQLMALAVALTTQCPYCLEIHRRAAVAAGATEAMIAETAVVAAAMRAGAAVTHATHLFK; encoded by the coding sequence ATGTATGACATGAAGAACCTCGTCCAGCTGAAGAAGCTGGACGCCAACGCGCCCGAGTCGATGAAAGCCTTCTGGGCATTCGACAAGGCGGCCTTCGAGCCCGGCGCGATCGACGCGCTGCACAAGCAGTTGATGGCGCTTGCCGTCGCGCTGACGACGCAGTGCCCTTACTGCCTGGAGATCCATCGCAGGGCCGCCGTCGCGGCAGGTGCAACCGAGGCGATGATCGCGGAGACGGCCGTGGTCGCAGCCGCCATGCGAGCGGGCGCCGCCGTCACGCACGCAACGCATCTGTTCAAGTAA
- a CDS encoding elongation factor P, with product MAALIEAINVKRKMLFEHENAPYYCMDSDISTPTARGGQTLVRLKMRNMITNAVFEKSFKAGDKFKEPDVELVPATFLYADGDGFHFLDQQSFETFPLTESMVGDATDFLTENLEVQLTKYNGNPIGLQLPIFVDLTVKETEPGLSGASQSGSVTKTATLETGLEIRVPLFIKEGEKVKVSTENRDFAGRA from the coding sequence ATGGCCGCACTGATTGAAGCAATTAACGTAAAACGCAAGATGCTGTTCGAGCACGAGAACGCACCTTACTACTGCATGGACTCCGACATCAGCACGCCCACGGCGCGCGGAGGACAGACGCTGGTGCGCCTGAAGATGCGCAACATGATCACCAACGCCGTCTTCGAGAAGAGCTTCAAGGCCGGCGACAAGTTCAAGGAGCCGGACGTCGAACTCGTCCCCGCCACCTTCCTCTACGCCGATGGCGACGGCTTCCACTTCCTCGACCAGCAGAGCTTCGAGACCTTCCCGCTCACCGAGTCCATGGTCGGCGACGCCACGGACTTTCTTACCGAGAACCTCGAAGTGCAACTGACGAAGTACAACGGCAACCCCATCGGCCTGCAACTGCCGATCTTCGTCGACCTCACCGTGAAGGAGACCGAACCGGGCCTGAGCGGAGCCTCGCAGTCCGGCAGCGTCACCAAGACGGCCACACTCGAAACCGGCCTCGAGATCCGCGTGCCGCTGTTTATCAAGGAAGGCGAAAAGGTGAAGGTGTCGACAGAGAATAGGGACTTCGCCGGACGCGCGTAA
- the purK gene encoding 5-(carboxyamino)imidazole ribonucleotide synthase — protein sequence MSAASTKTVAAKPILPGATIGIFGGGQLGRMTAMAARAMGYRIQVLDPDPACPARFVVDGCIEAAWNNMHEAAHLAGGSDVVTLEIEQIALTSMEAAEKLAPVRPGRAVLEVIQDRIAQKQWLAAHNFPIGDWRAVHSLDELREAIKALGGKVFCKSATGGYDGRGQGKVGFRAGADAEEELRGAWHALGEHAGVAEKAVELEREISVLVARSPSGEVKVYPAAWNHHENQILAWSVMPAPLTDAMAAEAHALAERIANSFTLEGILAVEMFVTTTGQLLVNELAPRPHNSYHASERASVTSQFEQLVRAVCDLPLGDVSVVQPCAIANLLGDVWLNEDGTPRTPRFDRALAVPGVRLHLYEKHRPRKGRKMGHLSAVGATADEAVTAVLRAQELL from the coding sequence ATGAGCGCGGCGAGCACAAAGACTGTTGCAGCGAAGCCGATCCTTCCCGGCGCGACCATCGGCATCTTCGGCGGAGGCCAGCTAGGCCGCATGACGGCGATGGCTGCGCGCGCGATGGGCTATCGCATCCAGGTGCTTGATCCCGACCCGGCGTGTCCGGCGCGGTTTGTCGTCGACGGCTGCATTGAGGCGGCCTGGAACAATATGCACGAGGCCGCGCACCTTGCCGGCGGTTCCGACGTGGTGACGCTGGAGATCGAACAGATTGCGCTGACGAGCATGGAGGCCGCGGAAAAGCTCGCTCCCGTGCGGCCCGGCCGCGCTGTGCTTGAGGTGATTCAGGACCGCATCGCGCAGAAGCAGTGGCTTGCCGCGCACAACTTCCCCATCGGCGACTGGCGCGCCGTGCACTCGCTCGATGAGCTGCGCGAGGCGATCAAAGCGCTGGGCGGCAAGGTCTTCTGCAAGAGCGCAACCGGCGGCTACGACGGACGCGGGCAGGGCAAGGTTGGCTTTCGCGCTGGCGCGGATGCTGAAGAAGAGTTGCGCGGCGCGTGGCATGCTTTGGGTGAGCATGCAGGCGTCGCCGAGAAGGCCGTCGAGCTGGAGCGCGAGATCTCCGTGCTTGTCGCGAGGTCGCCTTCGGGTGAGGTGAAGGTCTATCCCGCGGCGTGGAACCATCACGAGAACCAGATTCTGGCGTGGAGCGTGATGCCCGCTCCGCTCACCGATGCGATGGCCGCAGAGGCGCACGCTCTTGCGGAGAGGATCGCCAACAGTTTTACCCTCGAAGGCATTCTCGCGGTGGAGATGTTTGTCACCACCACCGGCCAGTTACTGGTCAACGAGCTTGCGCCGCGCCCGCACAACAGCTATCACGCCAGCGAACGCGCCTCGGTCACAAGCCAGTTCGAGCAGCTTGTGCGCGCGGTGTGCGACCTTCCGCTGGGCGATGTCTCGGTGGTGCAGCCGTGCGCGATTGCGAACCTGCTGGGCGACGTATGGCTCAACGAAGACGGCACACCCAGGACGCCGCGATTCGATCGCGCACTCGCCGTGCCCGGAGTGCGGCTGCATCTGTATGAGAAACATCGCCCGCGCAAGGGACGGAAGATGGGGCACCTCTCTGCCGTCGGCGCTACTGCGGATGAGGCTGTGACTGCGGTGCTGCGGGCTCAGGAGCTGCTGTGA
- the purE gene encoding 5-(carboxyamino)imidazole ribonucleotide mutase: protein MDASPLVGVIMGSRNDYAVMQGAVEMLREFGVPYEVRVVSAHRTPDLLFEYAGTAAARGLRVIIAGAGGAAHLPGMVAAKTVVPVLGVPIPATALQGMDALLSIVQMPKGVPVGTLAIGAPGAANAGLMAAQIIATTDTALQKKLTAWREARRDEVLAHSHGVETHG from the coding sequence ATGGACGCCTCACCGCTGGTTGGAGTGATCATGGGAAGCCGCAATGACTATGCGGTGATGCAGGGCGCGGTCGAGATGCTCCGCGAGTTCGGCGTGCCGTACGAGGTGCGCGTCGTCTCCGCCCACCGCACGCCCGACCTTCTCTTTGAATATGCCGGAACTGCCGCTGCGCGTGGCCTGCGCGTCATCATCGCAGGCGCTGGCGGCGCGGCGCATCTGCCCGGCATGGTTGCGGCGAAGACTGTCGTTCCTGTGCTCGGCGTGCCGATACCCGCGACTGCGCTGCAAGGCATGGACGCTCTGCTGAGCATCGTGCAGATGCCAAAGGGCGTTCCCGTGGGCACGCTTGCGATTGGCGCTCCCGGAGCGGCGAACGCTGGGCTGATGGCTGCGCAGATCATCGCCACAACAGATACCGCACTGCAGAAGAAGCTGACGGCGTGGCGTGAGGCGCGGCGCGATGAGGTGCTGGCGCACAGCCACGGGGTCGAGACTCACGGATGA